Within the Nitrospira sp. CR1.1 genome, the region GAACGTCCCAGGGCCAGCAATTCTTCGCGCGTCATGCAGAGCGCCCCGGACGCGTTCATGAAACAGCTCGGAAAGGTTACACCCGCAATGGTCGTGCTGAGATTCATACCGATCCTTTCTCCGGCAGGATGCTGGGACACTCCGACGGTAGCACTTACAAACGCTCACCCCGACCATCATGAATAGGGCGAGGCTGAGAAGCACCGAACTCCCTTCGCTCTCTTGAGATCAATGCGTGATACGGTTCACCAGACGCCCATCCCGCATGTGCCAGACATAATCCGCTGCTTCCGCCGCGCTGTCGCTGTGCGTCACCAACAACACGGAATGGCCGAACCGTTGGGGCAATGTGCGGAAGAGGCTCACGATGTCGGCGCCCTGTTTGGAGTCTAAATTTCCCGTCGGCTCGTCGGCCAGGATCAGGCGGGGCCGATGCACGATCGCCCTGGCGATTGCCACCCGCTGTTGCTCCCCCCCGGACAATTCACTGGGCCGATGCGAACGGCGCGCTTCCATCCCCACTGCCTGCAAGACCTCATCAATTCGATCCGCGACGATCCGCCCCTGTTCGCCCTTCAGCAACATGGGCAAAGCCACATTTTCCGCAACCGTGAGCCCGGGAATCAAATGAAAGGCCTGAAACACAATTCCAATCAACTCGCGCCGGAGACGCGTCCATTCGGTGGCGCTGGCATTGGTGACAGGCCGGCCCTCGATCATAATGGTCCCCGAAGTGGGTTGATCCAAGCCTGCGATCAAATTAAGCAGCGTACTTTTTCCGCATCCGCTTGGCCCCACAAACGCGCAAAATTCTCCGGTCTTCACCTCAAGCGTGACGTCCTGCAACGCGCACAGGACCGTTCCCCCACGGCGATATTCTTTCGAGAGGCGCTGAACGCCCACCAGGGCTTTGGCAGAATCATGCATCTCGGAAAACCATAACCAGAAACGACGATGGACTCTTCCATTCGTGGTCGGTGCACCGAACGGAACCAGTGAAATCGCCCCGATGCCGACGAAAAGGTGCTATATCACACCCCCTTTGACACCCACAACCTTGACAGGCTAAGCGAGTTTTCCTTACAAATTCCCAGCAAGGCGCAGGGCCTGGCTTCCAACGTCGACGATGAGTCTTCGCCAATGATCATAGACATTGTCCGACAGGCCTCCCGGCTGCTGCTTCCGATGGACTGCACCAC harbors:
- a CDS encoding ATP-binding cassette domain-containing protein; protein product: MHDSAKALVGVQRLSKEYRRGGTVLCALQDVTLEVKTGEFCAFVGPSGCGKSTLLNLIAGLDQPTSGTIMIEGRPVTNASATEWTRLRRELIGIVFQAFHLIPGLTVAENVALPMLLKGEQGRIVADRIDEVLQAVGMEARRSHRPSELSGGEQQRVAIARAIVHRPRLILADEPTGNLDSKQGADIVSLFRTLPQRFGHSVLLVTHSDSAAEAADYVWHMRDGRLVNRITH